From a region of the Nitrospira sp. genome:
- a CDS encoding type I restriction endonuclease subunit R yields the protein MSGQTNERAFEIYVEEILLTRGGWASGSNAEWDKERALFPVQIFAFLQDTQSDLWNEMRKLHAESLETLLLITLVKELDAKGTLHILRHGFKFFGKTFRLAYFKPAHGANYEVLEKFGKNRLTVTRQVPCHPGDNRTLDMVLSVNGMPVATIELKNPGTGQNWRHAVRQYKEDRDPRAPIFEFKKRALVHFAADPDEVYMTTRLAGANTSFLPFNRGSHPGQIICGEGNPPYESGYRTGYFWEDILQFGSFMDILGSFLFLEKKEGKQDDGRGGQRLVTHETIVFPRFHQLDAVRKLVAAARTEGPGQNYLIQHSAGSGKTNSISWLSHRLASLHDSNDAKVFDCVVVITDRQVLDRQLQDAIYQIEHAQGVVKAIDQDSKQLAAALIDGTKIVITTLQKFPFVLRGLLYAAGAETQEDATAEQRAEAAKWEAEIARRRYAVIVDEAHSSQTGETARELKAILGVSTTAESDEDLPDWEDRLNQIMQSRGKQLNLSFFAFTATPKGKTLELFGRKWANGLPEAFHLYSMRQAIEEGFILDIVKNYTTYATYYRLVKAIEDDPNLPKKKAARSLAKFMSLHPHNIEQKTEVMIEHFRQKVKSHLGGRAKAMVVTSSRLHAVRYMQAFERYIAENKISDVRPLVAFSGTVKDPDSGLEYTEPGMNKDCMTDESISEKRLPERFASPDYQVLLVANKYQTGFDQPLLCAMYVDKRLDGVQAVQTLSRLNRKIPGKENPFVLDFVNDAADIYRAFKPYYDATSLQEASDPQKLETLKHELDAVQIYFWSEVEAFAKVFYKPIARQSAQDHAGMHLHLQPAVDRFKAMQDDMRRSEFHEKLKGYVNLYSFLSQVMPWCDPGLEMLYSFGRFLLPHLPLDRAAERVKIGDEVGLQYYRLQRIYSGEIDLREGEPEWVKSPTHVGTGKAREEKAPLSEIIKVLNERFGTSFTDEDRFFFEQIREKATHNEQVVKLKRANPFDKFQLGLRQLLENLMVERMADNDKIVTRYMDDKEFGDAAFAVLAKSIYESIPSEKAEP from the coding sequence ATGTCAGGCCAAACCAACGAGCGGGCTTTTGAGATCTATGTTGAGGAGATCCTGTTGACGCGCGGTGGCTGGGCATCCGGCAGCAATGCGGAGTGGGACAAGGAGCGTGCGTTGTTTCCGGTGCAGATATTTGCGTTCCTTCAGGACACACAGAGTGATCTATGGAATGAGATGCGCAAGCTGCACGCGGAGAGTTTGGAAACACTGTTGCTAATAACGTTGGTCAAGGAACTAGATGCCAAAGGGACACTACATATCTTGCGGCATGGGTTCAAGTTTTTCGGTAAGACCTTTCGGCTCGCCTACTTCAAACCTGCTCACGGCGCCAACTACGAAGTGTTGGAGAAGTTTGGCAAGAACCGACTGACAGTGACACGTCAGGTGCCGTGCCATCCCGGTGACAACCGCACGCTGGATATGGTGCTGAGCGTGAATGGCATGCCGGTGGCGACGATTGAGCTGAAGAATCCTGGCACTGGACAGAACTGGCGGCATGCTGTGCGCCAGTACAAGGAAGACCGCGATCCACGTGCACCGATCTTTGAGTTTAAGAAGCGGGCGCTGGTGCATTTCGCTGCCGATCCCGATGAAGTGTACATGACTACGCGGCTGGCTGGTGCGAACACGTCCTTTCTACCGTTCAACCGTGGGAGTCATCCCGGCCAAATCATTTGCGGTGAAGGCAACCCGCCGTATGAGTCCGGCTATCGGACCGGGTACTTCTGGGAAGACATACTGCAGTTTGGGAGCTTCATGGATATCCTTGGCTCCTTTCTGTTTCTTGAAAAGAAAGAGGGCAAGCAGGACGACGGCCGTGGCGGCCAGCGCCTCGTCACTCACGAGACGATCGTGTTCCCACGCTTTCACCAACTGGATGCTGTCCGCAAGCTTGTTGCCGCAGCGCGTACGGAAGGTCCTGGCCAGAACTATCTAATCCAACACTCCGCCGGCAGTGGTAAAACGAACAGCATCTCCTGGCTCTCACACCGGCTCGCCAGTCTGCACGATTCCAACGACGCGAAGGTGTTCGATTGCGTGGTCGTCATCACCGACCGGCAGGTGTTGGACCGACAGTTGCAGGATGCGATCTACCAGATAGAACACGCGCAAGGAGTCGTAAAAGCGATTGACCAGGATTCTAAGCAGCTCGCGGCGGCCCTTATTGACGGCACGAAGATTGTCATCACTACGTTGCAGAAGTTTCCATTTGTATTACGCGGGCTGCTGTATGCCGCCGGTGCAGAGACACAGGAGGATGCTACGGCGGAACAGCGAGCCGAGGCTGCCAAATGGGAGGCGGAGATTGCAAGGCGGCGTTATGCCGTCATCGTCGACGAGGCGCACTCCAGCCAGACCGGTGAAACCGCGCGCGAGTTGAAAGCGATCCTCGGTGTATCGACCACAGCTGAAAGCGATGAGGATTTACCGGACTGGGAAGATCGGCTGAACCAGATCATGCAATCACGCGGCAAGCAACTGAATCTCAGCTTTTTCGCCTTTACCGCGACACCCAAAGGCAAGACGCTGGAGTTGTTTGGGCGGAAATGGGCGAACGGGTTGCCGGAGGCCTTTCATCTCTATTCGATGCGGCAAGCGATTGAGGAAGGCTTTATTCTAGACATCGTCAAGAACTATACGACTTACGCAACCTATTATCGGCTCGTGAAGGCGATTGAGGATGATCCCAATCTGCCTAAGAAGAAGGCGGCCCGATCATTGGCCAAATTCATGAGCCTGCACCCGCACAATATCGAGCAAAAGACCGAGGTAATGATCGAGCACTTCCGGCAGAAGGTGAAGAGCCATCTCGGCGGACGCGCCAAGGCGATGGTCGTAACGTCGTCGCGCCTGCACGCCGTCCGATACATGCAGGCCTTTGAGCGGTACATCGCGGAGAACAAGATTTCCGATGTGCGTCCGCTCGTCGCCTTCAGCGGCACGGTTAAGGACCCTGACTCTGGTCTCGAATACACCGAGCCGGGAATGAACAAGGATTGCATGACAGACGAATCCATCAGCGAAAAACGACTACCAGAGCGGTTTGCCTCGCCTGATTATCAAGTCTTGCTCGTGGCGAATAAATACCAGACTGGATTTGATCAGCCTCTGCTCTGTGCGATGTACGTGGATAAACGCCTCGACGGCGTGCAAGCCGTACAGACCCTGTCTAGGCTTAACCGCAAGATCCCTGGCAAAGAGAATCCGTTCGTCCTGGATTTTGTGAATGACGCCGCGGACATCTACCGGGCGTTCAAACCCTATTACGATGCTACGAGCCTGCAGGAAGCCTCAGACCCTCAGAAGCTGGAGACGTTGAAGCATGAACTGGATGCGGTGCAGATCTACTTCTGGAGCGAGGTGGAGGCTTTTGCGAAGGTATTTTACAAGCCCATTGCTCGCCAGAGCGCGCAGGATCACGCTGGTATGCACCTCCACCTTCAACCAGCGGTCGATCGGTTCAAGGCGATGCAGGATGACATGAGGCGAAGCGAGTTTCATGAGAAGCTGAAGGGCTATGTGAACCTCTACTCATTCTTGAGCCAAGTCATGCCCTGGTGTGATCCAGGACTAGAGATGTTGTATAGCTTCGGGCGATTCCTCTTGCCGCATCTGCCGCTCGATCGCGCTGCTGAGCGAGTGAAGATTGGAGACGAAGTTGGACTGCAATACTACCGCCTTCAACGTATCTATTCGGGAGAGATTGATTTGCGAGAAGGAGAACCGGAATGGGTCAAGAGCCCTACGCATGTGGGCACAGGCAAGGCAAGGGAAGAGAAAGCTCCGCTTTCAGAAATCATCAAGGTGCTGAACGAACGCTTTGGCACGAGCTTTACCGACGAAGACCGATTCTTCTTCGAGCAGATTCGCGAGAAGGCCACTCACAACGAACAGGTCGTCAAGCTCAAGCGAGCCAATCCATTCGACAAGTTTCAGCTCGGCCTACGCCAGCTACTTGAGAATCTCATGGTAGAGCGCATGGCCGACAACGACAAGATCGTGACCCGCTACATGGACGATAAAGAGTTTGGAGACGCAGCATTCGCCGTCTTAGCGAAATCAATTTATGAATCAATCCCATCCGAAAAGGCAGAGCCGTAA
- a CDS encoding helix-turn-helix transcriptional regulator — protein sequence MKTKDVRPARRRITVSVGESVRIVRELQELTQSELARLTKIPQSTLSAIENNTINLGLERAKTLARALQCHPAVLVFPGWDIRKSKQTAA from the coding sequence ATGAAGACCAAAGACGTTCGTCCGGCACGAAGACGGATCACCGTATCGGTGGGAGAATCGGTCCGGATCGTTCGCGAGCTCCAGGAACTCACACAGAGCGAGTTGGCCAGACTGACTAAGATTCCACAATCCACGCTTTCCGCCATCGAGAACAACACCATCAATCTTGGCCTCGAACGAGCCAAGACGCTGGCGCGCGCGCTCCAGTGCCATCCCGCCGTCCTGGTGTTTCCAGGATGGGACATCAGAAAGAGCAAACAGACCGCAGCTTAG
- a CDS encoding type II toxin-antitoxin system mRNA interferase toxin, RelE/StbE family, producing MWEIYEHRRAAKRLDRLPKEILKRYEKWKDIVQISGPVGLRLIKGFHDELLQGVWRGHRSSRLGEQYRVIYQIDEQGLAVVVMDVTAHDYRRKS from the coding sequence ATGTGGGAGATCTACGAACACCGCCGAGCTGCCAAGCGGCTGGATCGTCTCCCGAAAGAAATCCTCAAGCGGTATGAGAAGTGGAAGGATATCGTGCAGATCTCCGGCCCCGTAGGGCTTCGCCTGATCAAGGGTTTCCACGATGAACTCCTTCAAGGAGTATGGAGAGGACATCGGTCGTCCCGGCTTGGCGAACAGTATCGGGTGATCTATCAGATCGATGAACAGGGCCTGGCGGTGGTGGTCATGGATGTGACCGCTCACGATTACCGGAGGAAATCATGA
- a CDS encoding type II toxin-antitoxin system HicB family antitoxin translates to MATTSYTAIVEKEGSGYVALCPELDVASQEDTVESATANLKEAVELFLECADPAELERRLHT, encoded by the coding sequence ATGGCGACAACGAGCTACACGGCGATCGTCGAAAAGGAAGGCTCAGGCTACGTCGCCCTCTGTCCTGAACTGGACGTGGCTAGCCAGGAAGATACGGTCGAATCAGCTACGGCCAATCTCAAAGAAGCCGTCGAACTCTTTCTCGAATGCGCCGATCCTGCCGAACTCGAACGCCGCCTCCACACGTAG
- a CDS encoding YjbQ family protein, producing the protein MAEVLRIKTSAPKEVVDLTDRLEAIVRKAKLQDGVCVLFVTHTTAAVTTGEIGEGTEQDLLQVVEKMIPRIQFQHAHNPAHAWSHMASSILGPSLTVPVSGGKLVLGTWQSVMLVELDGPRERTVHVTLMPA; encoded by the coding sequence ATGGCCGAAGTGCTCCGCATCAAAACCTCAGCTCCCAAAGAGGTCGTGGATTTGACCGATCGGCTTGAGGCGATAGTCCGGAAAGCCAAGCTGCAGGACGGAGTCTGCGTGCTGTTTGTCACGCACACGACGGCGGCCGTGACAACGGGGGAGATTGGGGAGGGGACGGAGCAGGATCTGTTACAAGTCGTCGAGAAGATGATCCCACGCATTCAGTTTCAACACGCGCATAATCCCGCGCATGCCTGGTCGCACATGGCCTCGTCGATTCTCGGTCCGTCGCTGACGGTGCCGGTCTCGGGCGGGAAGCTGGTGCTCGGCACGTGGCAATCGGTGATGCTGGTCGAACTGGACGGCCCGCGCGAGCGCACGGTGCACGTGACATTGATGCCGGCGTGA
- a CDS encoding DUF433 domain-containing protein, translating to MTTHRIEMNSKVMMGKPVIRGTRIPVELILRKLSEGATEADLLDAYPRLTKADIQAAIGYAADTVAHEETVMVGAPSRKRTKR from the coding sequence ATGACTACACATCGAATTGAGATGAACTCCAAAGTGATGATGGGCAAGCCTGTCATCCGGGGCACGCGCATTCCCGTCGAGCTGATCCTTCGAAAACTCAGTGAAGGGGCAACAGAAGCCGATCTGCTTGATGCCTACCCTCGGCTGACCAAAGCCGATATCCAAGCCGCCATCGGCTATGCAGCCGATACCGTAGCACATGAGGAAACGGTGATGGTGGGTGCCCCATCGCGCAAGAGAACCAAACGCTAA
- a CDS encoding DUF5615 family PIN-like protein → MRFLADESCDFSVVRALRSVGHDVVAVAELSPGSDDAAVMDLAHRQGRILLTEDKDFGQLVYAHSQMSHGVILFRYPANARKILPAAVVNLVAEAQDELPGSFIVMSPGRIRIGRSKQ, encoded by the coding sequence GTGCGCTTCCTAGCCGACGAAAGCTGTGATTTCTCCGTTGTGCGGGCGCTTCGGTCCGTTGGCCATGATGTGGTGGCGGTGGCAGAACTGTCGCCGGGCTCTGATGACGCGGCAGTTATGGATCTGGCGCATCGTCAAGGGCGCATTCTCCTAACGGAAGACAAGGACTTCGGACAGCTCGTCTACGCACACTCGCAAATGTCTCACGGCGTCATTCTCTTTCGTTATCCTGCAAACGCTCGAAAGATTCTTCCAGCGGCTGTCGTGAATCTCGTCGCCGAGGCTCAGGATGAGTTGCCTGGAAGCTTCATTGTGATGAGCCCGGGTCGCATTCGAATCGGCAGGAGTAAGCAGTAG
- a CDS encoding BrnA antitoxin family protein, with protein sequence MRKLKSRPTFKTEQAEAAFWASHDSTAYVDYSKGRRLLFPRLKPSTETISLRLPKSLLDQLKTLANKRDVPYQTLLKLFVLERVQAELRPRPAKAS encoded by the coding sequence ATGCGCAAGCTCAAAAGCAGACCGACGTTCAAGACTGAGCAAGCGGAGGCCGCTTTTTGGGCTTCACACGATTCTACGGCGTATGTCGACTACTCCAAGGGACGCCGGCTGTTGTTCCCGCGCCTGAAACCGTCGACGGAAACTATTTCCCTCCGCCTGCCCAAGTCGCTGCTGGACCAACTCAAGACCTTGGCCAACAAGCGCGACGTACCGTATCAAACCCTCTTGAAGCTGTTTGTGCTTGAACGCGTACAGGCTGAACTTCGCCCGCGACCTGCCAAAGCTTCGTGA
- a CDS encoding zinc metallopeptidase produces MVRLILFLIVAALVLVGPQLWTRRVFAKHSAPRDDYPGTGGELARHLLNRFDLQHIKVEPTEKGDHYDPLSKAVRLTPAIFDGKSLTAITVAAHEVGHAIQDHLGYQPLAERTKLVKVAQSAEKVGAVLMMGIPIAGAVARTPVASVVVMMAGMATMGIATLVHLVTLPVEWDASFRRALPVLRQGNYLTPEDEQGAHSILTAAALTYVAASLASLLNLWRWIAFLRR; encoded by the coding sequence ATGGTGCGTCTCATCCTATTCTTGATCGTGGCTGCCCTGGTCCTCGTCGGACCGCAACTGTGGACCAGGCGGGTGTTTGCCAAGCATAGCGCGCCCCGCGACGACTATCCGGGAACCGGGGGCGAATTGGCCAGACACCTGCTCAATCGATTCGACTTGCAGCACATCAAAGTCGAACCGACCGAGAAGGGCGACCACTACGATCCTCTCAGCAAAGCAGTCCGCCTGACACCCGCGATCTTCGATGGGAAATCTCTCACGGCGATTACGGTCGCCGCCCACGAGGTCGGGCACGCCATTCAAGACCACCTGGGGTACCAGCCGCTCGCGGAACGCACCAAGCTCGTGAAAGTCGCGCAGAGCGCGGAGAAGGTCGGAGCGGTCCTGATGATGGGGATTCCGATCGCGGGAGCAGTAGCCCGAACCCCGGTCGCGAGTGTCGTCGTCATGATGGCCGGAATGGCGACGATGGGGATCGCCACGCTGGTCCACCTCGTCACGCTCCCAGTCGAGTGGGATGCCAGCTTTAGGCGCGCCCTTCCCGTACTCCGGCAGGGCAACTACCTGACACCTGAAGATGAGCAAGGGGCACACAGCATTCTTACCGCAGCCGCACTGACCTATGTGGCGGCTTCCCTAGCCAGCCTGCTGAACCTGTGGCGCTGGATCGCCTTCCTGCGGCGATAA
- a CDS encoding dienelactone hydrolase family protein, which produces MTITDSESADIPTPTGSMRTYVFRPVAGGRYPGLILYSEIFQVTGPIRRMAAMLAGHGFMVAVPEIFHELEPAGTVLVYDEAGAARGNRHKITKTLASYDGDARAALDYLASSPHCTGKLGVVGICIGGHLAFRAAMQRDVLAAACFYATDIHKRSLGQGMHDDSLDRIGEIAGELLMIWGRQDPHIPREGRALIYNALSDAGAHFQWHEFNAVHAFMRDEGPRYDPAAARIGYDMALELFHRRLGEGGT; this is translated from the coding sequence ATGACCATCACTGACAGCGAATCGGCTGATATTCCCACCCCGACGGGGTCTATGCGAACCTATGTCTTTCGCCCTGTGGCAGGGGGCCGCTATCCGGGACTGATCTTGTACTCCGAGATTTTCCAGGTCACGGGACCTATCCGGCGCATGGCGGCGATGCTGGCGGGCCATGGCTTCATGGTGGCGGTACCGGAGATTTTCCACGAGCTGGAGCCGGCGGGTACGGTCCTCGTCTACGACGAGGCCGGCGCGGCACGTGGGAATCGGCATAAGATCACCAAAACTCTGGCGAGCTACGACGGCGATGCGCGCGCGGCGCTGGACTATCTGGCGTCGTCACCGCACTGCACGGGCAAGTTGGGCGTGGTGGGCATTTGTATCGGGGGGCATCTGGCGTTTCGCGCGGCGATGCAGCGTGATGTGCTGGCCGCTGCCTGTTTCTACGCGACCGACATCCACAAGCGCAGCTTGGGGCAGGGCATGCATGACGACAGTTTGGACCGGATCGGCGAGATCGCGGGCGAGTTGCTGATGATCTGGGGCCGGCAGGACCCGCACATTCCCCGCGAAGGTCGGGCGCTCATCTACAACGCGCTGAGCGACGCCGGCGCGCATTTCCAGTGGCATGAGTTCAATGCCGTGCACGCCTTCATGCGCGACGAAGGTCCCCGGTACGATCCCGCCGCGGCCCGGATCGGCTACGACATGGCGTTGGAGTTATTCCACCGTCGGTTGGGCGAAGGGGGAACATAA
- a CDS encoding geranylgeranyl reductase family protein yields MNFAYDVIVVGSGPAGALAAWRLAKAGVAVAVIEKAALPRYKTCGGGIVGRAMQALPVDMRHVIEQECHTAQLNVLPPGLSFTTRRPSPIVSMTMRSRFDGTLLSAAQAAGAVLHQRCALEDVSLHDGVVTVATNAGPMRAKFVVAADGALSPVARKMGLADGRTLIPALEYEVTVPHTRLDSFHGTARFDFGLLPHGYAWVFPKKHHVSVGVLSMAQRRSDLKSSMARYLDTLGCGSVMSIEPHGFVIPIRPRKGPFVDKRVVLVGDAAGFADPVTGEGISFALQSGLMAAQSLLDGNLEEESVRSTYTSALADTILPELRTGQVLARLLYHFPRTRSWVFSRQGQRLCEAVTDVMTGKRTYRDLAFNPRTLFRMLSPHSFTHSGYRPARPRDDQA; encoded by the coding sequence ATGAACTTCGCATATGACGTCATTGTCGTCGGTAGTGGACCGGCTGGTGCTCTCGCCGCGTGGAGGCTGGCGAAGGCGGGTGTGGCAGTCGCCGTGATCGAGAAAGCCGCGTTGCCGCGGTACAAGACGTGCGGCGGCGGGATCGTTGGACGGGCCATGCAGGCGCTTCCTGTGGACATGCGCCATGTGATCGAACAGGAATGTCATACTGCTCAGCTGAATGTTCTTCCTCCGGGATTGTCGTTCACCACACGTCGACCGTCTCCCATCGTCTCCATGACGATGCGGTCTCGGTTTGACGGTACCCTTCTTTCAGCCGCTCAAGCAGCCGGGGCTGTCCTCCACCAACGCTGCGCGCTCGAGGACGTCTCGCTCCACGACGGTGTCGTTACGGTTGCCACCAACGCGGGCCCGATGCGTGCCAAGTTCGTGGTGGCCGCCGATGGAGCGCTCAGCCCGGTCGCGCGAAAAATGGGTCTCGCCGATGGACGCACACTCATTCCGGCGCTCGAGTACGAAGTGACGGTGCCCCATACCCGGTTGGATAGCTTTCACGGCACGGCGAGATTTGATTTTGGATTACTCCCCCATGGGTACGCGTGGGTCTTTCCCAAGAAGCATCACGTGTCGGTCGGGGTTCTGTCGATGGCACAACGGAGAAGCGACCTCAAGTCCTCGATGGCGCGCTATCTCGACACGCTCGGCTGTGGTTCCGTCATGTCGATCGAGCCACACGGCTTCGTCATTCCCATCCGGCCCCGCAAAGGACCGTTTGTCGACAAGCGCGTCGTGTTGGTCGGTGATGCCGCAGGGTTTGCCGACCCCGTCACCGGAGAAGGCATTTCGTTCGCCCTTCAAAGCGGCCTGATGGCAGCACAATCCTTGCTTGATGGGAATCTTGAAGAGGAGTCGGTCAGAAGCACATACACCAGCGCGCTGGCTGATACGATCCTTCCTGAACTGCGAACCGGACAAGTGCTGGCCCGGCTGCTGTACCACTTTCCCCGCACACGCTCGTGGGTGTTTTCGCGGCAGGGTCAGCGGCTCTGTGAAGCGGTCACGGACGTGATGACCGGGAAGCGGACCTATCGAGACCTGGCGTTCAATCCGCGAACTCTGTTCCGGATGCTGTCGCCTCACTCCTTCACGCACTCTGGGTACCGTCCTGCACGGCCGCGCGATGATCAGGCATGA
- a CDS encoding outer membrane beta-barrel protein → MTCRTIIGVLSLALCTGLIVYPSDGSAEWYGDAYTGAVVTSSPDLTVTSSLGTTTTYHNLGVNNSWTAGARGGYWLDNPKMDWLGFGLDVFFFHLKTPTGQQVGVTGTGGSTVQTAHWSLPAWGIGFDVLRLRLPLLRDEQFVHGRVQPFLAAGPTIFITYAGQNTFVQPGGQSSTNVSLGVKVDAGATFMITKRIGAFAQYRFTHFTSELDFQNTTPAPATETFKTTYDSHHAIAGVSFRF, encoded by the coding sequence ATGACCTGTCGAACGATCATCGGCGTTCTGAGTCTCGCGCTGTGCACGGGGCTTATCGTATATCCAAGCGATGGATCTGCTGAATGGTATGGTGATGCCTACACCGGGGCAGTCGTGACCTCGAGCCCGGACCTTACGGTCACGAGCTCGTTGGGGACCACGACGACGTACCACAACCTCGGCGTGAACAATAGTTGGACGGCCGGCGCGCGTGGAGGGTACTGGCTGGACAATCCAAAAATGGACTGGCTTGGATTCGGGTTGGACGTCTTCTTCTTTCACCTCAAGACGCCCACGGGACAACAGGTGGGCGTGACCGGTACCGGGGGCAGCACCGTACAAACCGCCCATTGGAGCTTGCCGGCTTGGGGAATCGGCTTTGATGTCCTGCGTCTGCGGCTCCCGCTCCTTCGAGACGAACAATTCGTCCATGGGCGTGTCCAGCCGTTTCTCGCCGCCGGGCCGACCATATTCATTACCTATGCAGGCCAGAACACGTTCGTTCAGCCGGGCGGACAAAGCTCCACCAACGTGTCCCTCGGCGTGAAGGTCGACGCCGGAGCGACCTTCATGATCACCAAACGGATCGGGGCATTCGCACAATATCGCTTCACTCATTTCACCAGCGAATTGGATTTTCAGAACACCACGCCGGCCCCGGCCACAGAAACATTCAAAACGACCTACGACTCCCATCACGCCATCGCGGGGGTGTCCTTTCGCTTCTGA
- the lepB gene encoding signal peptidase I produces MLALCIGLWGGCGTAPVPVGSPDREPRTAFQRLAQLEVSSDRLFQAVADQADVAGFSHQLQLQSDLADPLTPFDMERIAQSFVGALKIMLFDLAPAHFWEHHLAQYYVSTLQADEAQVLADGYEKELLMESSRLRELRRDFVNERLQALLPAARAQSHLFEVSSPAMVPAFLPGDHVIVNTAAYRAARPRRGDVVVFRYPDDAGQLFLHRVIGVPGDRIEIRNQVVSVNGQALAEPYVQHTDTSIMAGNVRDHLGPVTVPPESYFVMGDNRENSLDSRFLGSVGEKYMLGRVVFIYWSVDATTKTPRWDRLNQRVP; encoded by the coding sequence GTGCTCGCCCTCTGCATCGGTCTCTGGGGTGGATGCGGCACGGCCCCTGTCCCTGTTGGTTCCCCCGATCGGGAGCCCAGAACTGCCTTTCAGCGACTCGCCCAGCTGGAGGTGTCTTCCGACCGTCTGTTCCAGGCGGTCGCCGATCAAGCCGATGTGGCGGGGTTCAGCCATCAGCTTCAGCTCCAGTCTGATCTCGCCGACCCGCTCACCCCCTTCGACATGGAGCGAATCGCGCAGTCGTTTGTGGGCGCGCTAAAAATTATGCTGTTCGATCTGGCTCCGGCGCACTTCTGGGAGCACCATCTCGCGCAATACTATGTCTCGACGCTGCAGGCCGATGAAGCTCAGGTGCTGGCCGATGGATATGAGAAGGAGCTTCTTATGGAATCGTCCAGACTGCGGGAACTCCGCCGGGATTTTGTCAACGAGCGTCTGCAGGCCCTGTTACCGGCGGCACGAGCCCAGTCACATCTGTTCGAGGTCTCGAGCCCGGCGATGGTGCCCGCTTTTTTGCCGGGCGATCATGTCATCGTGAACACGGCCGCCTATCGTGCGGCCCGACCCCGGCGGGGGGATGTCGTCGTCTTCCGTTATCCGGACGATGCGGGACAGCTGTTTCTCCACCGCGTGATCGGGGTTCCCGGTGATCGAATCGAGATCCGTAACCAGGTGGTCTCTGTGAACGGTCAGGCATTGGCGGAACCCTACGTCCAACATACGGATACCTCCATCATGGCGGGGAATGTGCGTGATCACCTTGGGCCGGTGACGGTGCCGCCCGAGTCGTACTTTGTCATGGGGGACAACCGGGAGAACAGTTTGGATAGCCGTTTCTTGGGATCGGTCGGTGAGAAGTACATGCTTGGACGGGTCGTGTTCATTTACTGGTCGGTGGATGCCACCACGAAGACGCCGCGCTGGGATCGCCTGAATCAGCGGGTGCCGTAA